A stretch of Lathyrus oleraceus cultivar Zhongwan6 chromosome 6, CAAS_Psat_ZW6_1.0, whole genome shotgun sequence DNA encodes these proteins:
- the LOC127091862 gene encoding probable histone H2B.3 — MAPAKAEKKPAEKKPAAEKAPAEKKPKAEKKISKEGGSDKKKKRVKKSVETYKIYIFKVLKQVHPDIGISSKAMGIMNSFINDIFEKLAQEASRLARYNKKPTITSREIQTAVRLVLPGELAKHAVSEGTKAVTKFTSS; from the coding sequence ATGGCTCCCGCGAAGGCAGAGAAGAAACCCGCGGAGAAGAAACCAGCGGCAGAGAAAGCGCCAGCGGAGAAGAAACCAAAGGCCGAGAAGAAGATCTCAAAGGAAGGAGGAAGCGATAAAAAGAAGAAGCGCGTGAAGAAGAGCGTTGAAACCTACAAGATTTACATCTTCAAGGTTCTGAAACAGGTTCATCCTGATATCGGTATTTCAAGCAAAGCTATGGGAATTATGAACAGTTTCATCAACGACATCTTTGAGAAACTCGCTCAGGAAGCTTCCAGATTGGCTCGTTACAACAAGAAACCTACAATTACATCACGGGAAATTCAAACGGCGGTGCGTTTGGTTCTTCCTGGTGAATTGGCTAAACATGCTGTCTCTGAAGGAACCAAGGCGGTTACCAAATTTACCAGTTCTTAG